One segment of Zonotrichia albicollis isolate bZonAlb1 chromosome 4, bZonAlb1.hap1, whole genome shotgun sequence DNA contains the following:
- the PFKFB3 gene encoding 6-phosphofructo-2-kinase/fructose-2,6-bisphosphatase 3 isoform X5: MPMELTQSRIQKIWLPNDNRPALPRRSCGPQLANSPTVIVMVGLPARGKTYISKKLTRYLNWIGVPTKVFNVGEYRREAVKHYSSYDFFRPDNEEAMKVRRQCAMAALRDVKLYLTEEAGQIAVFDATNTTRERRGMILNFAKENGFKVFFIESVCNDPNVVATNVMEVKLSSPDYRDCNSTDAMEDFMKRINCYQASYQPLDPDDYDRELSLIKVIDVGRRFLVNRVQDHIQSRIVYYLMNIHVQPRTIYLCRHGESEFNLKGRIGGDSGLSNRGKKFAVALNKFVEEQNLKDLKIWTSQLKRTIQTAEALQLPYEQWKALNEIDAGVCEEMTYEEIREQHPEEFALRDQDKYYYRYPSGESYQDLVQRLEPVIMELERQENVLVICHQAVMRCLLAYFLDKSADEMPYLKCPLHTVLKLTPVAYGCRVESISLNIEAVNTHRDRPEPLLGKACLPVCHFLKVFSLLIFPRT; the protein is encoded by the exons atgccCATGGAGCTGACGCAAAGCCGCATCCAGAAGATTTGGCTTCCCAATGACAACCGGCCGGCGCTGCCCCGCCGCT CCTGTGGGCCTCAGCTTGCCAACTCCCCCACTGTGATAGTCATGGTTGGCCTCCCAGCCCGTGGCAAGACCTACATCTCCAAGAAGCTGACGCGCTACCTCAACTGGATCGGTGTCCCCACAAAAG TTTTCAATGTTGGGGAGTATCGCCGCGAGGCTGTGAAGCATTACAGCTCCTATGACTTCTTCCGTCCTGACAACGAGGAGGCCATGAAAGTCAGGAG GCAATGTGCCATGGCTGCCCTGAGGGATGTGAAGCTGTACCTGACGGAGGAGGCCGGGCAGATTGCG GTTTTTGATGCCACTAATACCacgagggagaggagagggatgaTCCTAAACTTTGCCAAAGAGAACGGGTTCAAG GTCTTCTTCATCGAATCTGTCTGCAATGATCCCAACGTGGTTGCCACCAACGTTATG GAAGTGAAATTGTCCAGCCCAGATTACCGGGACTGTAATTCCACTGATGCCATGGAGGATTTCATGAAGAGGATCAATTGTTACCAAGCCAGCTACCAGCCCCTTGACCCTGACGACTATGACAG ggaACTTTCTCTCATCAAAGTCATCGATGTGGGCCGGCGGTTCCTGGTGAACAGGGTCCAGGACCACATCCAGAGCAGGATTGTTTATTACCTGATGAACATCCACGTCCAGCCCCGCACCATCTACCTCTGCCGGCATGGGGAGAGCGAGTTCAACCTCAAGGGCAGGATTGGAGGCGACTCTGGCCTCTCCAACAGGGGCAAGAAG TTTGCAGTGGCACTGAACAAATTTGTGGAAGAGCAGAACCTGAAAGATCTCAAAATTTGGACCAGCCAGCTAAAGAGGACAATCCAAACAGCAGAAGCTCTCCAGCTGCCCTATGAGCAGTGGAAGGCACTCAATGAGATCGATGCT ggtgtGTGTGAAGAAATGACCTATGAAGAAATCAGGGAGCAGCACCCAGAGGAATTTGCTCTGCGTGACCAGGATAAATATTACTACCGTTATCCTTCTGGGGAG TCCTACCAGGACCTGGTGCAGCGCCTGGAGCCAGTGATCATGGAGCTGGAGAGGCAAGAGAACGTCCTTGTCATCTGCCACCAGGCTGTCATGCGCTGTCTCCTGGCCTATTTCCTGGACAAGAGTGCAG ATGAAATGCCCTACCTGAAATGTCCCCTGCACACAGTGTTGAAGCTGACCCCGGTAGCCTATG GCTGCCGGGTGGAATCCATCTCCCTGAACATTGAAGCAGTCAACACCCACAGAGATCGGCCAGAG ccttTACTAGGGAAGGCATGCCT ACCCGTTTGTCACTTTCTCAAAGTTTTCTCTTTGCTAATATTTCCAAG AACATGA
- the PFKFB3 gene encoding 6-phosphofructo-2-kinase/fructose-2,6-bisphosphatase 3 isoform X9 — MPMELTQSRIQKIWLPNDNRPALPRRSCGPQLANSPTVIVMVGLPARGKTYISKKLTRYLNWIGVPTKVFNVGEYRREAVKHYSSYDFFRPDNEEAMKVRRQCAMAALRDVKLYLTEEAGQIAVFDATNTTRERRGMILNFAKENGFKVFFIESVCNDPNVVATNVMEVKLSSPDYRDCNSTDAMEDFMKRINCYQASYQPLDPDDYDRELSLIKVIDVGRRFLVNRVQDHIQSRIVYYLMNIHVQPRTIYLCRHGESEFNLKGRIGGDSGLSNRGKKFAVALNKFVEEQNLKDLKIWTSQLKRTIQTAEALQLPYEQWKALNEIDAGVCEEMTYEEIREQHPEEFALRDQDKYYYRYPSGESYQDLVQRLEPVIMELERQENVLVICHQAVMRCLLAYFLDKSADEMPYLKCPLHTVLKLTPVAYGCRVESISLNIEAVNTHRDRPEEAKKGPNPLMRRNSVTPLASPEPTKKPRINSLEEHVAVSPALPGCVPQEVPTQMPGQNMNNSQKPS; from the exons atgccCATGGAGCTGACGCAAAGCCGCATCCAGAAGATTTGGCTTCCCAATGACAACCGGCCGGCGCTGCCCCGCCGCT CCTGTGGGCCTCAGCTTGCCAACTCCCCCACTGTGATAGTCATGGTTGGCCTCCCAGCCCGTGGCAAGACCTACATCTCCAAGAAGCTGACGCGCTACCTCAACTGGATCGGTGTCCCCACAAAAG TTTTCAATGTTGGGGAGTATCGCCGCGAGGCTGTGAAGCATTACAGCTCCTATGACTTCTTCCGTCCTGACAACGAGGAGGCCATGAAAGTCAGGAG GCAATGTGCCATGGCTGCCCTGAGGGATGTGAAGCTGTACCTGACGGAGGAGGCCGGGCAGATTGCG GTTTTTGATGCCACTAATACCacgagggagaggagagggatgaTCCTAAACTTTGCCAAAGAGAACGGGTTCAAG GTCTTCTTCATCGAATCTGTCTGCAATGATCCCAACGTGGTTGCCACCAACGTTATG GAAGTGAAATTGTCCAGCCCAGATTACCGGGACTGTAATTCCACTGATGCCATGGAGGATTTCATGAAGAGGATCAATTGTTACCAAGCCAGCTACCAGCCCCTTGACCCTGACGACTATGACAG ggaACTTTCTCTCATCAAAGTCATCGATGTGGGCCGGCGGTTCCTGGTGAACAGGGTCCAGGACCACATCCAGAGCAGGATTGTTTATTACCTGATGAACATCCACGTCCAGCCCCGCACCATCTACCTCTGCCGGCATGGGGAGAGCGAGTTCAACCTCAAGGGCAGGATTGGAGGCGACTCTGGCCTCTCCAACAGGGGCAAGAAG TTTGCAGTGGCACTGAACAAATTTGTGGAAGAGCAGAACCTGAAAGATCTCAAAATTTGGACCAGCCAGCTAAAGAGGACAATCCAAACAGCAGAAGCTCTCCAGCTGCCCTATGAGCAGTGGAAGGCACTCAATGAGATCGATGCT ggtgtGTGTGAAGAAATGACCTATGAAGAAATCAGGGAGCAGCACCCAGAGGAATTTGCTCTGCGTGACCAGGATAAATATTACTACCGTTATCCTTCTGGGGAG TCCTACCAGGACCTGGTGCAGCGCCTGGAGCCAGTGATCATGGAGCTGGAGAGGCAAGAGAACGTCCTTGTCATCTGCCACCAGGCTGTCATGCGCTGTCTCCTGGCCTATTTCCTGGACAAGAGTGCAG ATGAAATGCCCTACCTGAAATGTCCCCTGCACACAGTGTTGAAGCTGACCCCGGTAGCCTATG GCTGCCGGGTGGAATCCATCTCCCTGAACATTGAAGCAGTCAACACCCACAGAGATCGGCCAGAG GAAGCAAAGAAGGGACCTAACCCGCTCATGAGACGTAATAGCGTTACCCCTCTAGCAAGCCCTGAGCCCACCAAAAAACCTCGCATCAACAGCTTGGAGGAGCATGTGGCtgtttctcctgccctgccaggctgtgttCCTCAGGAAGTGCCCACGCAGATGCCGGGACAA AACATGAACAACTCCCAGAAGCCGTCGTGA
- the PFKFB3 gene encoding 6-phosphofructo-2-kinase/fructose-2,6-bisphosphatase 3 isoform X2 gives MPMELTQSRIQKIWLPNDNRPALPRRSCGPQLANSPTVIVMVGLPARGKTYISKKLTRYLNWIGVPTKVFNVGEYRREAVKHYSSYDFFRPDNEEAMKVRRQCAMAALRDVKLYLTEEAGQIAVFDATNTTRERRGMILNFAKENGFKVFFIESVCNDPNVVATNVMEVKLSSPDYRDCNSTDAMEDFMKRINCYQASYQPLDPDDYDRELSLIKVIDVGRRFLVNRVQDHIQSRIVYYLMNIHVQPRTIYLCRHGESEFNLKGRIGGDSGLSNRGKKFAVALNKFVEEQNLKDLKIWTSQLKRTIQTAEALQLPYEQWKALNEIDAGVCEEMTYEEIREQHPEEFALRDQDKYYYRYPSGESYQDLVQRLEPVIMELERQENVLVICHQAVMRCLLAYFLDKSADEMPYLKCPLHTVLKLTPVAYGCRVESISLNIEAVNTHRDRPEEAKKGPNPLMRRNSVTPLASPEPTKKPRINSLEEHVAVSPALPGCVPQEVPTQMPGQPLLGKACLT, from the exons atgccCATGGAGCTGACGCAAAGCCGCATCCAGAAGATTTGGCTTCCCAATGACAACCGGCCGGCGCTGCCCCGCCGCT CCTGTGGGCCTCAGCTTGCCAACTCCCCCACTGTGATAGTCATGGTTGGCCTCCCAGCCCGTGGCAAGACCTACATCTCCAAGAAGCTGACGCGCTACCTCAACTGGATCGGTGTCCCCACAAAAG TTTTCAATGTTGGGGAGTATCGCCGCGAGGCTGTGAAGCATTACAGCTCCTATGACTTCTTCCGTCCTGACAACGAGGAGGCCATGAAAGTCAGGAG GCAATGTGCCATGGCTGCCCTGAGGGATGTGAAGCTGTACCTGACGGAGGAGGCCGGGCAGATTGCG GTTTTTGATGCCACTAATACCacgagggagaggagagggatgaTCCTAAACTTTGCCAAAGAGAACGGGTTCAAG GTCTTCTTCATCGAATCTGTCTGCAATGATCCCAACGTGGTTGCCACCAACGTTATG GAAGTGAAATTGTCCAGCCCAGATTACCGGGACTGTAATTCCACTGATGCCATGGAGGATTTCATGAAGAGGATCAATTGTTACCAAGCCAGCTACCAGCCCCTTGACCCTGACGACTATGACAG ggaACTTTCTCTCATCAAAGTCATCGATGTGGGCCGGCGGTTCCTGGTGAACAGGGTCCAGGACCACATCCAGAGCAGGATTGTTTATTACCTGATGAACATCCACGTCCAGCCCCGCACCATCTACCTCTGCCGGCATGGGGAGAGCGAGTTCAACCTCAAGGGCAGGATTGGAGGCGACTCTGGCCTCTCCAACAGGGGCAAGAAG TTTGCAGTGGCACTGAACAAATTTGTGGAAGAGCAGAACCTGAAAGATCTCAAAATTTGGACCAGCCAGCTAAAGAGGACAATCCAAACAGCAGAAGCTCTCCAGCTGCCCTATGAGCAGTGGAAGGCACTCAATGAGATCGATGCT ggtgtGTGTGAAGAAATGACCTATGAAGAAATCAGGGAGCAGCACCCAGAGGAATTTGCTCTGCGTGACCAGGATAAATATTACTACCGTTATCCTTCTGGGGAG TCCTACCAGGACCTGGTGCAGCGCCTGGAGCCAGTGATCATGGAGCTGGAGAGGCAAGAGAACGTCCTTGTCATCTGCCACCAGGCTGTCATGCGCTGTCTCCTGGCCTATTTCCTGGACAAGAGTGCAG ATGAAATGCCCTACCTGAAATGTCCCCTGCACACAGTGTTGAAGCTGACCCCGGTAGCCTATG GCTGCCGGGTGGAATCCATCTCCCTGAACATTGAAGCAGTCAACACCCACAGAGATCGGCCAGAG GAAGCAAAGAAGGGACCTAACCCGCTCATGAGACGTAATAGCGTTACCCCTCTAGCAAGCCCTGAGCCCACCAAAAAACCTCGCATCAACAGCTTGGAGGAGCATGTGGCtgtttctcctgccctgccaggctgtgttCCTCAGGAAGTGCCCACGCAGATGCCGGGACAA ccttTACTAGGGAAGGCATGCCT AACATGA
- the PFKFB3 gene encoding 6-phosphofructo-2-kinase/fructose-2,6-bisphosphatase 3 isoform X4 codes for MPMELTQSRIQKIWLPNDNRPALPRRSCGPQLANSPTVIVMVGLPARGKTYISKKLTRYLNWIGVPTKVFNVGEYRREAVKHYSSYDFFRPDNEEAMKVRRQCAMAALRDVKLYLTEEAGQIAVFDATNTTRERRGMILNFAKENGFKVFFIESVCNDPNVVATNVMEVKLSSPDYRDCNSTDAMEDFMKRINCYQASYQPLDPDDYDRELSLIKVIDVGRRFLVNRVQDHIQSRIVYYLMNIHVQPRTIYLCRHGESEFNLKGRIGGDSGLSNRGKKFAVALNKFVEEQNLKDLKIWTSQLKRTIQTAEALQLPYEQWKALNEIDAGVCEEMTYEEIREQHPEEFALRDQDKYYYRYPSGESYQDLVQRLEPVIMELERQENVLVICHQAVMRCLLAYFLDKSADEMPYLKCPLHTVLKLTPVAYGCRVESISLNIEAVNTHRDRPEPLLGKACLRPVCHFLKVFSLLIFPRT; via the exons atgccCATGGAGCTGACGCAAAGCCGCATCCAGAAGATTTGGCTTCCCAATGACAACCGGCCGGCGCTGCCCCGCCGCT CCTGTGGGCCTCAGCTTGCCAACTCCCCCACTGTGATAGTCATGGTTGGCCTCCCAGCCCGTGGCAAGACCTACATCTCCAAGAAGCTGACGCGCTACCTCAACTGGATCGGTGTCCCCACAAAAG TTTTCAATGTTGGGGAGTATCGCCGCGAGGCTGTGAAGCATTACAGCTCCTATGACTTCTTCCGTCCTGACAACGAGGAGGCCATGAAAGTCAGGAG GCAATGTGCCATGGCTGCCCTGAGGGATGTGAAGCTGTACCTGACGGAGGAGGCCGGGCAGATTGCG GTTTTTGATGCCACTAATACCacgagggagaggagagggatgaTCCTAAACTTTGCCAAAGAGAACGGGTTCAAG GTCTTCTTCATCGAATCTGTCTGCAATGATCCCAACGTGGTTGCCACCAACGTTATG GAAGTGAAATTGTCCAGCCCAGATTACCGGGACTGTAATTCCACTGATGCCATGGAGGATTTCATGAAGAGGATCAATTGTTACCAAGCCAGCTACCAGCCCCTTGACCCTGACGACTATGACAG ggaACTTTCTCTCATCAAAGTCATCGATGTGGGCCGGCGGTTCCTGGTGAACAGGGTCCAGGACCACATCCAGAGCAGGATTGTTTATTACCTGATGAACATCCACGTCCAGCCCCGCACCATCTACCTCTGCCGGCATGGGGAGAGCGAGTTCAACCTCAAGGGCAGGATTGGAGGCGACTCTGGCCTCTCCAACAGGGGCAAGAAG TTTGCAGTGGCACTGAACAAATTTGTGGAAGAGCAGAACCTGAAAGATCTCAAAATTTGGACCAGCCAGCTAAAGAGGACAATCCAAACAGCAGAAGCTCTCCAGCTGCCCTATGAGCAGTGGAAGGCACTCAATGAGATCGATGCT ggtgtGTGTGAAGAAATGACCTATGAAGAAATCAGGGAGCAGCACCCAGAGGAATTTGCTCTGCGTGACCAGGATAAATATTACTACCGTTATCCTTCTGGGGAG TCCTACCAGGACCTGGTGCAGCGCCTGGAGCCAGTGATCATGGAGCTGGAGAGGCAAGAGAACGTCCTTGTCATCTGCCACCAGGCTGTCATGCGCTGTCTCCTGGCCTATTTCCTGGACAAGAGTGCAG ATGAAATGCCCTACCTGAAATGTCCCCTGCACACAGTGTTGAAGCTGACCCCGGTAGCCTATG GCTGCCGGGTGGAATCCATCTCCCTGAACATTGAAGCAGTCAACACCCACAGAGATCGGCCAGAG ccttTACTAGGGAAGGCATGCCT AAGACCCGTTTGTCACTTTCTCAAAGTTTTCTCTTTGCTAATATTTCCAAG AACATGA
- the PFKFB3 gene encoding 6-phosphofructo-2-kinase/fructose-2,6-bisphosphatase 3 isoform X1: MPMELTQSRIQKIWLPNDNRPALPRRSCGPQLANSPTVIVMVGLPARGKTYISKKLTRYLNWIGVPTKVFNVGEYRREAVKHYSSYDFFRPDNEEAMKVRRQCAMAALRDVKLYLTEEAGQIAVFDATNTTRERRGMILNFAKENGFKVFFIESVCNDPNVVATNVMEVKLSSPDYRDCNSTDAMEDFMKRINCYQASYQPLDPDDYDRELSLIKVIDVGRRFLVNRVQDHIQSRIVYYLMNIHVQPRTIYLCRHGESEFNLKGRIGGDSGLSNRGKKFAVALNKFVEEQNLKDLKIWTSQLKRTIQTAEALQLPYEQWKALNEIDAGVCEEMTYEEIREQHPEEFALRDQDKYYYRYPSGESYQDLVQRLEPVIMELERQENVLVICHQAVMRCLLAYFLDKSADEMPYLKCPLHTVLKLTPVAYGCRVESISLNIEAVNTHRDRPEEAKKGPNPLMRRNSVTPLASPEPTKKPRINSLEEHVAVSPALPGCVPQEVPTQMPGQPLLGKACLPVCHFLKVFSLLIFPRT, from the exons atgccCATGGAGCTGACGCAAAGCCGCATCCAGAAGATTTGGCTTCCCAATGACAACCGGCCGGCGCTGCCCCGCCGCT CCTGTGGGCCTCAGCTTGCCAACTCCCCCACTGTGATAGTCATGGTTGGCCTCCCAGCCCGTGGCAAGACCTACATCTCCAAGAAGCTGACGCGCTACCTCAACTGGATCGGTGTCCCCACAAAAG TTTTCAATGTTGGGGAGTATCGCCGCGAGGCTGTGAAGCATTACAGCTCCTATGACTTCTTCCGTCCTGACAACGAGGAGGCCATGAAAGTCAGGAG GCAATGTGCCATGGCTGCCCTGAGGGATGTGAAGCTGTACCTGACGGAGGAGGCCGGGCAGATTGCG GTTTTTGATGCCACTAATACCacgagggagaggagagggatgaTCCTAAACTTTGCCAAAGAGAACGGGTTCAAG GTCTTCTTCATCGAATCTGTCTGCAATGATCCCAACGTGGTTGCCACCAACGTTATG GAAGTGAAATTGTCCAGCCCAGATTACCGGGACTGTAATTCCACTGATGCCATGGAGGATTTCATGAAGAGGATCAATTGTTACCAAGCCAGCTACCAGCCCCTTGACCCTGACGACTATGACAG ggaACTTTCTCTCATCAAAGTCATCGATGTGGGCCGGCGGTTCCTGGTGAACAGGGTCCAGGACCACATCCAGAGCAGGATTGTTTATTACCTGATGAACATCCACGTCCAGCCCCGCACCATCTACCTCTGCCGGCATGGGGAGAGCGAGTTCAACCTCAAGGGCAGGATTGGAGGCGACTCTGGCCTCTCCAACAGGGGCAAGAAG TTTGCAGTGGCACTGAACAAATTTGTGGAAGAGCAGAACCTGAAAGATCTCAAAATTTGGACCAGCCAGCTAAAGAGGACAATCCAAACAGCAGAAGCTCTCCAGCTGCCCTATGAGCAGTGGAAGGCACTCAATGAGATCGATGCT ggtgtGTGTGAAGAAATGACCTATGAAGAAATCAGGGAGCAGCACCCAGAGGAATTTGCTCTGCGTGACCAGGATAAATATTACTACCGTTATCCTTCTGGGGAG TCCTACCAGGACCTGGTGCAGCGCCTGGAGCCAGTGATCATGGAGCTGGAGAGGCAAGAGAACGTCCTTGTCATCTGCCACCAGGCTGTCATGCGCTGTCTCCTGGCCTATTTCCTGGACAAGAGTGCAG ATGAAATGCCCTACCTGAAATGTCCCCTGCACACAGTGTTGAAGCTGACCCCGGTAGCCTATG GCTGCCGGGTGGAATCCATCTCCCTGAACATTGAAGCAGTCAACACCCACAGAGATCGGCCAGAG GAAGCAAAGAAGGGACCTAACCCGCTCATGAGACGTAATAGCGTTACCCCTCTAGCAAGCCCTGAGCCCACCAAAAAACCTCGCATCAACAGCTTGGAGGAGCATGTGGCtgtttctcctgccctgccaggctgtgttCCTCAGGAAGTGCCCACGCAGATGCCGGGACAA ccttTACTAGGGAAGGCATGCCT ACCCGTTTGTCACTTTCTCAAAGTTTTCTCTTTGCTAATATTTCCAAG AACATGA
- the PFKFB3 gene encoding 6-phosphofructo-2-kinase/fructose-2,6-bisphosphatase 3 isoform X7, with protein MPMELTQSRIQKIWLPNDNRPALPRRSCGPQLANSPTVIVMVGLPARGKTYISKKLTRYLNWIGVPTKVFNVGEYRREAVKHYSSYDFFRPDNEEAMKVRRQCAMAALRDVKLYLTEEAGQIAVFDATNTTRERRGMILNFAKENGFKVFFIESVCNDPNVVATNVMEVKLSSPDYRDCNSTDAMEDFMKRINCYQASYQPLDPDDYDRELSLIKVIDVGRRFLVNRVQDHIQSRIVYYLMNIHVQPRTIYLCRHGESEFNLKGRIGGDSGLSNRGKKFAVALNKFVEEQNLKDLKIWTSQLKRTIQTAEALQLPYEQWKALNEIDAGVCEEMTYEEIREQHPEEFALRDQDKYYYRYPSGESYQDLVQRLEPVIMELERQENVLVICHQAVMRCLLAYFLDKSADEMPYLKCPLHTVLKLTPVAYGCRVESISLNIEAVNTHRDRPENMNNSQKPS; from the exons atgccCATGGAGCTGACGCAAAGCCGCATCCAGAAGATTTGGCTTCCCAATGACAACCGGCCGGCGCTGCCCCGCCGCT CCTGTGGGCCTCAGCTTGCCAACTCCCCCACTGTGATAGTCATGGTTGGCCTCCCAGCCCGTGGCAAGACCTACATCTCCAAGAAGCTGACGCGCTACCTCAACTGGATCGGTGTCCCCACAAAAG TTTTCAATGTTGGGGAGTATCGCCGCGAGGCTGTGAAGCATTACAGCTCCTATGACTTCTTCCGTCCTGACAACGAGGAGGCCATGAAAGTCAGGAG GCAATGTGCCATGGCTGCCCTGAGGGATGTGAAGCTGTACCTGACGGAGGAGGCCGGGCAGATTGCG GTTTTTGATGCCACTAATACCacgagggagaggagagggatgaTCCTAAACTTTGCCAAAGAGAACGGGTTCAAG GTCTTCTTCATCGAATCTGTCTGCAATGATCCCAACGTGGTTGCCACCAACGTTATG GAAGTGAAATTGTCCAGCCCAGATTACCGGGACTGTAATTCCACTGATGCCATGGAGGATTTCATGAAGAGGATCAATTGTTACCAAGCCAGCTACCAGCCCCTTGACCCTGACGACTATGACAG ggaACTTTCTCTCATCAAAGTCATCGATGTGGGCCGGCGGTTCCTGGTGAACAGGGTCCAGGACCACATCCAGAGCAGGATTGTTTATTACCTGATGAACATCCACGTCCAGCCCCGCACCATCTACCTCTGCCGGCATGGGGAGAGCGAGTTCAACCTCAAGGGCAGGATTGGAGGCGACTCTGGCCTCTCCAACAGGGGCAAGAAG TTTGCAGTGGCACTGAACAAATTTGTGGAAGAGCAGAACCTGAAAGATCTCAAAATTTGGACCAGCCAGCTAAAGAGGACAATCCAAACAGCAGAAGCTCTCCAGCTGCCCTATGAGCAGTGGAAGGCACTCAATGAGATCGATGCT ggtgtGTGTGAAGAAATGACCTATGAAGAAATCAGGGAGCAGCACCCAGAGGAATTTGCTCTGCGTGACCAGGATAAATATTACTACCGTTATCCTTCTGGGGAG TCCTACCAGGACCTGGTGCAGCGCCTGGAGCCAGTGATCATGGAGCTGGAGAGGCAAGAGAACGTCCTTGTCATCTGCCACCAGGCTGTCATGCGCTGTCTCCTGGCCTATTTCCTGGACAAGAGTGCAG ATGAAATGCCCTACCTGAAATGTCCCCTGCACACAGTGTTGAAGCTGACCCCGGTAGCCTATG GCTGCCGGGTGGAATCCATCTCCCTGAACATTGAAGCAGTCAACACCCACAGAGATCGGCCAGAG AACATGAACAACTCCCAGAAGCCGTCGTGA
- the PFKFB3 gene encoding 6-phosphofructo-2-kinase/fructose-2,6-bisphosphatase 3 isoform X8, with product MPMELTQSRIQKIWLPNDNRPALPRRSCGPQLANSPTVIVMVGLPARGKTYISKKLTRYLNWIGVPTKVFNVGEYRREAVKHYSSYDFFRPDNEEAMKVRRQCAMAALRDVKLYLTEEAGQIAVFDATNTTRERRGMILNFAKENGFKVFFIESVCNDPNVVATNVMEVKLSSPDYRDCNSTDAMEDFMKRINCYQASYQPLDPDDYDRELSLIKVIDVGRRFLVNRVQDHIQSRIVYYLMNIHVQPRTIYLCRHGESEFNLKGRIGGDSGLSNRGKKFAVALNKFVEEQNLKDLKIWTSQLKRTIQTAEALQLPYEQWKALNEIDAGVCEEMTYEEIREQHPEEFALRDQDKYYYRYPSGESYQDLVQRLEPVIMELERQENVLVICHQAVMRCLLAYFLDKSADEMPYLKCPLHTVLKLTPVAYGCRVESISLNIEAVNTHRDRPEEAKKGPNPLMRRNSVTPLASPEPTKKPRINSLEEHVAVSPALPGCVPQEVPTQMPGQPLLGKACLRPVCHFLKVFSLLIFPRT from the exons atgccCATGGAGCTGACGCAAAGCCGCATCCAGAAGATTTGGCTTCCCAATGACAACCGGCCGGCGCTGCCCCGCCGCT CCTGTGGGCCTCAGCTTGCCAACTCCCCCACTGTGATAGTCATGGTTGGCCTCCCAGCCCGTGGCAAGACCTACATCTCCAAGAAGCTGACGCGCTACCTCAACTGGATCGGTGTCCCCACAAAAG TTTTCAATGTTGGGGAGTATCGCCGCGAGGCTGTGAAGCATTACAGCTCCTATGACTTCTTCCGTCCTGACAACGAGGAGGCCATGAAAGTCAGGAG GCAATGTGCCATGGCTGCCCTGAGGGATGTGAAGCTGTACCTGACGGAGGAGGCCGGGCAGATTGCG GTTTTTGATGCCACTAATACCacgagggagaggagagggatgaTCCTAAACTTTGCCAAAGAGAACGGGTTCAAG GTCTTCTTCATCGAATCTGTCTGCAATGATCCCAACGTGGTTGCCACCAACGTTATG GAAGTGAAATTGTCCAGCCCAGATTACCGGGACTGTAATTCCACTGATGCCATGGAGGATTTCATGAAGAGGATCAATTGTTACCAAGCCAGCTACCAGCCCCTTGACCCTGACGACTATGACAG ggaACTTTCTCTCATCAAAGTCATCGATGTGGGCCGGCGGTTCCTGGTGAACAGGGTCCAGGACCACATCCAGAGCAGGATTGTTTATTACCTGATGAACATCCACGTCCAGCCCCGCACCATCTACCTCTGCCGGCATGGGGAGAGCGAGTTCAACCTCAAGGGCAGGATTGGAGGCGACTCTGGCCTCTCCAACAGGGGCAAGAAG TTTGCAGTGGCACTGAACAAATTTGTGGAAGAGCAGAACCTGAAAGATCTCAAAATTTGGACCAGCCAGCTAAAGAGGACAATCCAAACAGCAGAAGCTCTCCAGCTGCCCTATGAGCAGTGGAAGGCACTCAATGAGATCGATGCT ggtgtGTGTGAAGAAATGACCTATGAAGAAATCAGGGAGCAGCACCCAGAGGAATTTGCTCTGCGTGACCAGGATAAATATTACTACCGTTATCCTTCTGGGGAG TCCTACCAGGACCTGGTGCAGCGCCTGGAGCCAGTGATCATGGAGCTGGAGAGGCAAGAGAACGTCCTTGTCATCTGCCACCAGGCTGTCATGCGCTGTCTCCTGGCCTATTTCCTGGACAAGAGTGCAG ATGAAATGCCCTACCTGAAATGTCCCCTGCACACAGTGTTGAAGCTGACCCCGGTAGCCTATG GCTGCCGGGTGGAATCCATCTCCCTGAACATTGAAGCAGTCAACACCCACAGAGATCGGCCAGAG GAAGCAAAGAAGGGACCTAACCCGCTCATGAGACGTAATAGCGTTACCCCTCTAGCAAGCCCTGAGCCCACCAAAAAACCTCGCATCAACAGCTTGGAGGAGCATGTGGCtgtttctcctgccctgccaggctgtgttCCTCAGGAAGTGCCCACGCAGATGCCGGGACAA ccttTACTAGGGAAGGCATGCCT AAGACCCGTTTGTCACTTTCTCAAAGTTTTCTCTTTGCTAATATTTCCAAG AACATGA